In Nicotiana tabacum cultivar K326 chromosome 17, ASM71507v2, whole genome shotgun sequence, one DNA window encodes the following:
- the LOC107832243 gene encoding putative protein phosphatase 2C 26 isoform X1, producing MAIFIFRPSVSRPHHFLYSANSINSQKFSSISVTKKQSFLPCASADSATTRQEVSLCVGTYLIPHPNKVEKGGEDAFFVSSDNGRVIAVADGVSGWAEKNVDPALFSRELMANVSSLVGNEEEVKYDPQILVKGAHAATSSIGSATVIVTMFENGILKIASVGDCGLRIVRKGQMIFSTFPQEHYFDCPYQLSSEAVTQTYLDAIISSVDLKEGDTIIMGSDGLFDNVFDQEIVSVMTTHDNVSNAAKALAELAKNHSVDTKFDSPYSLEARARGFDVPWWKKFFGMKLTGGKLDDITVIVGKVKSS from the exons ATGGCGATTTTCATTTTTAGGCCTTCTGTTTCTCGTCCTCACCACTTCCTCTATTCAGCTAATTCAATTAATTCACAAAAATTTAGCTCAATTTCTGTCACAAAGAAGCAGAGCTTTCTTCCTTGTGCTTCAGCGGATTCTGCTACTACACG GCAAGAGGTGTCATTGTGTGTTGGAACGTACCTAATTCCACATCCAAACAAG GTTGAGAAAGGTGGAGAAGATGCATTCTTTGTGAGCAGTGATAATGGGAGAGTGATTGCTGTTGCTGATGGTGTCTCTGG TTGGGCTGAAAAGAATGTGGATCCTGCGTTGTTCTCCAGGGAATTGATGGCTAATGTTTCTTCTTTGGTGGGGAATGAGGAGGAG GTCAAATATGATCCTCAGATTCTCGTAAAGGGAGCACATGCTGCTACATCATCTATTGGTTCAGCTACGGT AATTGTCACTATGTTCGAGAATGGGATTTTGAAGATAGCCAGTGTTGGGGATTGTGGACTACGGATTGTTCGTAAAG GTCAGATGATTTTCTCCACTTTCCCACAAGAACATTACTTTGACTGCCCATACCAGTTGAGCTCAGAGGCTGTTACTCAAACATACCTTGATGCCATA ATTAGCAGTGTGGATTTGAAAGAGGGAGACACAATTATAATGGGCTCAGATGGCCTCTTTGATAATGTTTTCGACCAAGAGATAGTTTCAGTTATGACCACACATGATAATGTCTCTAATGCTG CGAAGGCATTAGCTGAACTGGCGAAGAACCATTCTGTGGATACCAAATTTGACTCCCCTTATTCACTCGAGGCTAGAGCAAGG GGATTTGATGTTCCTTGGTGGAAGAAATTTTTTGGAATGAAGTTAACAG GAGGAAAGCTCGATGATATTACAGTCATTGTTGGAAAGGTGAAAAGCTCGTGA
- the LOC107832243 gene encoding putative protein phosphatase 2C 1 isoform X2, with amino-acid sequence MAIFIFRPSVSRPHHFLYSANSINSQKFSSISVTKKQSFLPCASADSATTRQEVSLCVGTYLIPHPNKVEKGGEDAFFVSSDNGRVIAVADGVSGWAEKNVDPALFSRELMANVSSLVGNEEEILVKGAHAATSSIGSATVIVTMFENGILKIASVGDCGLRIVRKGQMIFSTFPQEHYFDCPYQLSSEAVTQTYLDAIISSVDLKEGDTIIMGSDGLFDNVFDQEIVSVMTTHDNVSNAAKALAELAKNHSVDTKFDSPYSLEARARGFDVPWWKKFFGMKLTGGKLDDITVIVGKVKSS; translated from the exons ATGGCGATTTTCATTTTTAGGCCTTCTGTTTCTCGTCCTCACCACTTCCTCTATTCAGCTAATTCAATTAATTCACAAAAATTTAGCTCAATTTCTGTCACAAAGAAGCAGAGCTTTCTTCCTTGTGCTTCAGCGGATTCTGCTACTACACG GCAAGAGGTGTCATTGTGTGTTGGAACGTACCTAATTCCACATCCAAACAAG GTTGAGAAAGGTGGAGAAGATGCATTCTTTGTGAGCAGTGATAATGGGAGAGTGATTGCTGTTGCTGATGGTGTCTCTGG TTGGGCTGAAAAGAATGTGGATCCTGCGTTGTTCTCCAGGGAATTGATGGCTAATGTTTCTTCTTTGGTGGGGAATGAGGAGGAG ATTCTCGTAAAGGGAGCACATGCTGCTACATCATCTATTGGTTCAGCTACGGT AATTGTCACTATGTTCGAGAATGGGATTTTGAAGATAGCCAGTGTTGGGGATTGTGGACTACGGATTGTTCGTAAAG GTCAGATGATTTTCTCCACTTTCCCACAAGAACATTACTTTGACTGCCCATACCAGTTGAGCTCAGAGGCTGTTACTCAAACATACCTTGATGCCATA ATTAGCAGTGTGGATTTGAAAGAGGGAGACACAATTATAATGGGCTCAGATGGCCTCTTTGATAATGTTTTCGACCAAGAGATAGTTTCAGTTATGACCACACATGATAATGTCTCTAATGCTG CGAAGGCATTAGCTGAACTGGCGAAGAACCATTCTGTGGATACCAAATTTGACTCCCCTTATTCACTCGAGGCTAGAGCAAGG GGATTTGATGTTCCTTGGTGGAAGAAATTTTTTGGAATGAAGTTAACAG GAGGAAAGCTCGATGATATTACAGTCATTGTTGGAAAGGTGAAAAGCTCGTGA